TTTTTCTTTTTTTCTGAAGCAGGTGCTCGCCTAGATCTTATTGAAAATAGCCAAGGATTTCCTACACATTTTGCGATGCAATGGCAAGGGATCTCTTTGAAAGGAGAAATTTTAGATTTTGCAACTTTAGAAGATCTATTCCCAAAGATTAATTTCTCTCAAACATCTCTTTCAGGAAATTATAGTGATTTTTCTGTAACAGCAGTACGCGTTGCCCCTGAAAAATCTAAAATATACTTCACTATCGCAGCTATCGCACAAGACCATAAAAATCAGCCTGTAACTGAAATTGGTTCTATTGGTTATATATCTGGCTCCCAACAAGTTATCCTTCCTTCGAAAGAAACCTTCGTTTCTATTTATGTAATATCCTTACTTCCTGAAACTCTGAAAAAACAAATATTATCCTTACTGCATTATGATTCTGAAGAACGTCTAATCCGTTACTCTATCTATTTTTTAAGAGATTCTTCTATTTCTTTTTCAGCTTATCTAGACACTCCTGGAGATTTAGAGAACGGAAAATTAATTTATCCCGACTTTTGTTATATTCCTGAGAAAGGATTATTTACAGTAACAGGACTACTCTCTCCTCAAATCTCATTTATTGTTAAAGCAGATCAAGTTGAGGCATTTTTAGATAATGAGGGTTCATTAATTCGCGAACCAGGATTTGAAGTATTTTCAGATCGTGTTCCTGAGGGACAGTTAACGTATAATATTACACAACAAGGTGTTTTACTATTCCATTACAATACTGGTGATCCCGCAGCTATAGATATTCATTATGGTCCTTGGACATATTATTCTGGGCAAGGATTCTTCCTACAAAGAAAAGTCGACCTAGAAATTCAGGATGGTTTGATTGTAGAAGCTGATCAAATTCCTAGTTTCATTATGAAACATGAAGTCGTTTTAAGAACGATCCCTAATTTCTTTGCTCCTACACCACTTCTGAAGAATCTTTTCTTTGAAGTACATAAAGAAACTAAGGGTTCGGGATTGTATTTAAAACCTATATTTCAAGGTTTAGAAGAAGAAAATTGCCGACTATTTGGCGTATTTCTTTATCGAGAAAATCTTGGATTTAACCTGCTCCCCACCCCCTTACAATCATTATGCTCTCTGCCCAAGAAAATTCCTCCTGAGCAAGTTCCAGAATTTATAAATCAAAATTTCCATAATGATAAGCTTGTTTTTGTAGATCCCCAGCTTTGCCCTCCGGAAACATTCGAGCTTGTCATATTATCTATAACACGTCCCCATCCCTCATCACCTTTACATCTACATTTAGAACTTAAAACAAACATTGGTTCCATACCATTGGGAGTTGTGTTACAAGCATTGAAAAACAAAAAAGCCTTTGCTTTTACTAAAGCTGGATTTTTAAGTTTCCAGCACTGCCTATTCCAATTCTTAAAACAATTTATCTCTGCCCAAAAATGTTTGATTTCTGAAAATACTGTAATTGCTACAGTTACTGATATTTTTAAACTAGATGCTTTAGCACCACTGTCTACTCATGAAAAAGTTAATGCAAGTGCATCCGATCTAACGTTTTTCTCTCAGCTTAAAGCAGCTTGTTTGCCACCTATCCCACAAAATCTATTTTCTACAGACCATAAACTACGCCCGTATCAAAATAGCGGTTTGTTATGGTTATGGTTCTTGTATAACCATCGTTTGTCTGGACTACTTTGTGATGAGATGGGGTTAGGGAAAACTCACCAAGCCACCGCATTATTAGATATTGTTTTCCAATCTGCAGAACCCACAGAACGACCTAAGTTCCTTGTTGTTTGTCCAACCAGCGTATTACCCCATTGGGAACACACATTAGCAACACATCTGCCTACAATAAGTATTTTTGCCTTTCATGGTCCTAATAAACCAGAGCACCTTCCTCCTGCTGACGTAATTATTACTTCATATGGAACCCTAAGACAAAATTACGCTAAATTTTACAAGATTTCATTCACGGTAACGGTATTTGATGAAATCCATATGGCAAAAAATAAAAATAGCCAAATTCATAAAATTCTCTGTCGACTAGATTCTCAAATGAAATTGGGATTAACAGGAACCCCTATAGAAAATAACCTTCTTGAATTCAAAGGCCTTTTAGATATTATTCTCCCTAATTATCTCCCGTCAGACGCTTTATTTAAGAAGCTATTTACAAAGAAAAATACTGCGGAAATAGATGACGAGATTATTCCATCACAAGATCTATTACTCAAATTAACTCGACCTTTCATCTTAAGAAGAACAAAAAAACTCGTTCTTCCAGAACTTCCTGAAAAAGTAGAGTCGATAATTCCTTGTACCTTATCTCCAGAACAGAAAAAACTCTATCTATCTACATTAAAAAGAGAAAAAGCGCAGATTCAACAACTGGAATCTCCAGAAGAACAGACAGTCAACTATCTCCATGTATTTGCCTTATTGAATCATCTGAAACAAATCTGTAACCATCCAGCGATCTTCTTTAAAAATCCCGATAAATACCGAGAACACGAATCTGGAAAATGGGAAGCCTTTGTTCGACTTCTTCATGAGTCATTGTCCTCAGGATATAAGGTTGTTGTCTTTTCACAATACATTCATATGATTCGTATTATTATGTTATATCTCGAAGAGATTGGCGTAAAATATGCCTCTATTCAAGGAAAATCCTTAAATAGAAAAGAAGAGATAGAATATTTTACTACAGATCCTGAATGTCGTGTATTCGTAGGTTCATTACTTGCTGCGGGGACAGGAATTAACCTTACTGCTGGTAACGTCGTAATTATGTACGATCGCTGGTGGAATCCCGCTAAAGAAAATCAAGCTTTAGATCGTGTTCATAGAATAGGGCAAAAAAATACTGTATTTATCTACAAACTCATGACAGAGGACACGTTAGAAGAACGTATCCACTACCTTATTGAAAAGAAAATCCGTTTATTGGATAAGGTTATCTCTACCCAAGATTCTAATATTCTCCATATGTTAAATAGAGAAGACTTGATTACGATTCTATCATATAAAGATGAACGTAATGGAGTGGACGACACAACAAATAGTATTCCCGACGATACGGAAGAGTCTCTTCTTTAAATAGAAGAAGTTAGAGAATATCTTATTCCGAAAGCTTGAAGTAGCCGCGATAAGCAAACACAGCACCAATAATACCGTAAAGGTAGGCTCGGTTTTTAGGCCATGTCAACGTCAATCCAGCATCTGTAGCAAATAAGAGAATAATCAAAGCAAAAGCTAAAAATCCTGCGCCTAAAAATAAAGCAACAAGTGGCCAGTGCTGTAACCAATTCCAATTAGCTTCAGACTGTTCTGTAGATTTTTGGAAAGTATTTTGATCACTAAGAACAGCTTCCCAATCTTCTGAAGAAACAGCAAAAAGATCTTCAGATTCTCCCTTTGTAGAGCCTTCTGGGAAAGAAATATGACATGAAGAGAATCCTCCCGAAGCTACCGGAGGATCTTGAAGGAATGCACTGCAATAGGGGCATTGAGGCATATGCATAGATACGCTACCTTCACACTTCCAACATGTGCGCTGCATCTCTGCTTCTTTAGCAAATGGCATGGCAACCTACCTTCCCTAAATTAGGATTTATATAAAGAAACAGAAAGTTTCTTATATGTCGATTTGTACACACTACGACTAATTACAGTACATAACTTAAATTATAATTTCTATTGGGAAAAAATCAATGCTGAAAATTAATCTTTAGATCTAGAATAAGCAAAAAGCTCTTCATGAAATAATATTACGACCTAGCGTCCTAAAAAAGATCTTCTTAAGAACTTTTGAATTTCGAACTTATGAGAATTGGGAACAAAATATGAGTACAGATTTTGACTGTGTTGTTATTGGTGCTGGACCTGGGGGTTATGTTGCAGCGATTACTGCAGCACAACAAGGACTAAAGACTGCACTCATCGAAGAACAACAAGCTGGAGGCACATGTTTAAATCGTGGCTGTATTCCCTCTAAAGCTCTATTAGTAGGCGCGGGTATTGTTTCCCAAATTAAACATGCCAAGCAATTCGGGATAAATATTGATGGTTACTCTGTAGACTACCCTGCAATGGTCCAAAGAAAAAATACTGTCATTAACGGCATACGTCAGGGATTAGAAGGGCTCATACGCAGTAATAAAATTACTGTCTTGAATGGCCGAGGATCTTTAATTTCATCTACTGAGCTAAGAGTTAAAGGTCAAGATACCACTGTTCTCAAAGCTAAACACATTATCATAGCTACAGGGTCAGAATCACGTCCTTTCCCAGGAGTTCCTTTCTCTCCCCGCGTCTTATGCTCAACGGGCATTTTAAACCTCACAGAACTGCCTAAAAAGCTCGCTATTATCGGCGGTGGTGTTATTGGTTGTGAATTCGCTTCGCTATTCAATACTTTAGGAGTAGAAATCACCATTATAGAAGTTGCTGATCAAATTCTTTCCGTAAACAATGCTGATATTTCCAGAACTATGTTCGATAAGTTTTCACGCCAAGGAATTCGCGTGCTTACTAAAGCATCCATTGGACATTTAGAAGATCTTGGAGACAGAGTAAAAATCACTGTGAATGGTCAGGAAGAAGAATACGACTATGTTTTAGTCGCCATCGGACGTCAATTTAACACTACGGACATTGGATTAGACAATGCTGGAGTGATTCGCGATGAACGTGGTATTATTCCTGTAGATGAAACTATGAGAACTAACGTTACGAATATCTCTGCTATTGGAGATATCACAGGAAAATGGTTGCTTGCTCATGTTGCTTCCCACCAGGGAATTGTTGCAGGTAGAAATGCTGCAGGTCATAACGAAGTTATGGATTATTCAGCAGTACCCGCAGTAATTTTTACCTTCCCAGAAGTTGCTATGGTAGGTCTTTCTTTAGAAGCTGCTCAACAACAAAGTATTCCTGCGAAACTCACTAAGTTTCCTTTTAAAGCTATTGGTAAAGCTGTAGCTATGGCTGAAGCTGATGGGTTTGCAGCTATTATTAGTCACGAAACTACACAACAGATTCTCGGTGCTTATGTGGTGGGCCCTCATGCAGCATCATTAATTGCAGAAATGACATTGGCAGTGCGTAATGAGTTAACTCTACCTTGTATCTATGAAACTATACATGCTCATCCGACCCTTGCTGAAGTTTGGGCAGAAAGTGCTCTATTAGCGACAAACCATCCTCTACACTTACCTCCTCCAAAATTATGAATGAAGTTCCCGATGAAACACAAAAACCTCAACAAGGTAAAC
This portion of the Chlamydia crocodili genome encodes:
- a CDS encoding DEAD/DEAH box helicase, whose product is MVLNALAGFRQTAMDYLATNRQNIALDFSGDCYSIRIPDEDSPDGNWVSTLKFSDIDNLIFASCSCPDGDCCVHLMTAFFSAYDTDGWLPLHHKFDISFWYALFWKLFVEESQLHADGDRHYSIISSHATLEISVLSPEAFTEWLPIIHQTPEPKTYTEKTFPQSMLYRIAKRFFFFSEAGARLDLIENSQGFPTHFAMQWQGISLKGEILDFATLEDLFPKINFSQTSLSGNYSDFSVTAVRVAPEKSKIYFTIAAIAQDHKNQPVTEIGSIGYISGSQQVILPSKETFVSIYVISLLPETLKKQILSLLHYDSEERLIRYSIYFLRDSSISFSAYLDTPGDLENGKLIYPDFCYIPEKGLFTVTGLLSPQISFIVKADQVEAFLDNEGSLIREPGFEVFSDRVPEGQLTYNITQQGVLLFHYNTGDPAAIDIHYGPWTYYSGQGFFLQRKVDLEIQDGLIVEADQIPSFIMKHEVVLRTIPNFFAPTPLLKNLFFEVHKETKGSGLYLKPIFQGLEEENCRLFGVFLYRENLGFNLLPTPLQSLCSLPKKIPPEQVPEFINQNFHNDKLVFVDPQLCPPETFELVILSITRPHPSSPLHLHLELKTNIGSIPLGVVLQALKNKKAFAFTKAGFLSFQHCLFQFLKQFISAQKCLISENTVIATVTDIFKLDALAPLSTHEKVNASASDLTFFSQLKAACLPPIPQNLFSTDHKLRPYQNSGLLWLWFLYNHRLSGLLCDEMGLGKTHQATALLDIVFQSAEPTERPKFLVVCPTSVLPHWEHTLATHLPTISIFAFHGPNKPEHLPPADVIITSYGTLRQNYAKFYKISFTVTVFDEIHMAKNKNSQIHKILCRLDSQMKLGLTGTPIENNLLEFKGLLDIILPNYLPSDALFKKLFTKKNTAEIDDEIIPSQDLLLKLTRPFILRRTKKLVLPELPEKVESIIPCTLSPEQKKLYLSTLKREKAQIQQLESPEEQTVNYLHVFALLNHLKQICNHPAIFFKNPDKYREHESGKWEAFVRLLHESLSSGYKVVVFSQYIHMIRIIMLYLEEIGVKYASIQGKSLNRKEEIEYFTTDPECRVFVGSLLAAGTGINLTAGNVVIMYDRWWNPAKENQALDRVHRIGQKNTVFIYKLMTEDTLEERIHYLIEKKIRLLDKVISTQDSNILHMLNREDLITILSYKDERNGVDDTTNSIPDDTEESLL
- a CDS encoding phage holin family protein, with the translated sequence MPFAKEAEMQRTCWKCEGSVSMHMPQCPYCSAFLQDPPVASGGFSSCHISFPEGSTKGESEDLFAVSSEDWEAVLSDQNTFQKSTEQSEANWNWLQHWPLVALFLGAGFLAFALIILLFATDAGLTLTWPKNRAYLYGIIGAVFAYRGYFKLSE
- the lpdA gene encoding dihydrolipoyl dehydrogenase, translated to MSTDFDCVVIGAGPGGYVAAITAAQQGLKTALIEEQQAGGTCLNRGCIPSKALLVGAGIVSQIKHAKQFGINIDGYSVDYPAMVQRKNTVINGIRQGLEGLIRSNKITVLNGRGSLISSTELRVKGQDTTVLKAKHIIIATGSESRPFPGVPFSPRVLCSTGILNLTELPKKLAIIGGGVIGCEFASLFNTLGVEITIIEVADQILSVNNADISRTMFDKFSRQGIRVLTKASIGHLEDLGDRVKITVNGQEEEYDYVLVAIGRQFNTTDIGLDNAGVIRDERGIIPVDETMRTNVTNISAIGDITGKWLLAHVASHQGIVAGRNAAGHNEVMDYSAVPAVIFTFPEVAMVGLSLEAAQQQSIPAKLTKFPFKAIGKAVAMAEADGFAAIISHETTQQILGAYVVGPHAASLIAEMTLAVRNELTLPCIYETIHAHPTLAEVWAESALLATNHPLHLPPPKL